In the genome of Xyrauchen texanus isolate HMW12.3.18 chromosome 33, RBS_HiC_50CHRs, whole genome shotgun sequence, one region contains:
- the LOC127626716 gene encoding protein transport protein Sec31A-like — protein sequence MNFADTSMDMKLRGSLSTSNRFHSLIWVAFEMDIEGSSGRLIGGSENGTVTVFSPDTILAAGEDAIIGQSNKHTGPVRALDYNRFQNNLIASGANDSEIYIWDLNNFSNPMTPGAKSQVGMHYFNFF from the exons ATGAATTTTGCCGATACATCCATGGACATGAAGCTCAGAGGAAGTCTGTCCACATCCAACAG atttcaCAGTCTGATCTGGGTGGCATTTGAAATGGATATTGAAGGTTCTTCAGGGCGTCTCATTGGAGGCAGCGAGAACGGGACCGTGACCGTCTTCAGTCCGGACACTATTCTCGCTGCTGGAGAGGACGCCATCATTGGACAGTCCAACAAACACACGGGTCCCGTGCGCGCCCTCGACTATAACCGCTTCCAG AATAATCTCATCGCCTCTGGAGCGAACGACTCTGAAATATACATCTGGGATTTGAACAATTTCAGCAATCCAATGACACCAGGAGCAAAATCACAGGTAGGAATGCATTACTTTAATttcttttaa